Below is a window of Oligoflexia bacterium DNA.
TGGGCGTTGCACGTCGGGTTGTGGCGAATCGGGTGATGTTGCAATTCGCGTTTGAAATGATCTCTCTTGAGCACAGGCGGTGAGTGTGAGGATCAAAAGTAAAAGAATAAATGCAGAACGACATCCTTGTGTCCTGAGCAAAGGCTCTCCTTTTTTTAAAGGTCGGTATTATATTCAGTTTTGTTTTGTTCTTAATAAATCTTATTGGACTTTGGTTAATGAAGTAAACCCGTGAAATTTTTTAAAAGAAAATCTAGACGAAGGTGCTGTGATTTTAATTGAGCTTAGAAATTATTTTTTCTGCAGCCCCATCAAAAATTATTTCATCAAATGGTTTTCCAGTTTCTGAAGCTTCACCAATTTTAGTGTTGAATGGAATTTTTGCAAGAATAGGAATATTTTCTTTATCGCAAAATTGATGAAGTTCTCCTGGTTTAAACATCTCACTTTCTTTGTGACAATGGGGGCATTCAAATGAAGACATGTTTTCAATCAAACCTAAGATAGGTGTGTTCACGCGCTTAAACATATCTACACATCGACGCACATCAATCAGTGCCATGTCTTGCGGAGTCGACACAATCACTGCCCCTGAAAGTGGAACTTTTTGTGCTACAGAAAGTTGAACATCACCTGTACCCGGTGGAAGGTCAACAATGAGGTAATCAAGTTCACCCCAATTAATATCCCGAAGAAATTGCTCCATAGCTTTAAAAAGCATGGGGCCACGCCAAATGATGGCACTTTTATCATCAACTAAAAAACCCATGGACATTGTTTTAATGCCGTGACTTACAAGGGGCTCAATTTTTTTATCAGCAGTTATGTTGGGCTGCATATTTGTAAGCCCCATCATTTTTGGAATGCTCGGGCCATAAATATCGGCATCAAGGAGGCCAACAGATTTCCCTTTTTTTAATAACGATAAGGCAAGGTTTGTAGAAACAGTGCTTTTTCCTACTCCACCTTTACCAGCCCCAACGGCTATGATGTGTTTTACTCCATCAATTTTGCGTTGTTGTTCAAATGGACTTGGACCGCCAAAAGGACCTGCCATGGAAACTCCTCTTAATGTTGAATTCTAGAGTGGGGACCATATACAATCAAAGAGTGAGAGCCAATATCTTTTTGATCATCAATGCTGTGATTGTGGGTTATCTGATTTTGAGACTGTTTTTAAACCGAAAATCTCAAAGGCCAACCCCGTTAAAAGACGAAATTGCTCGATTTCGGCATCCAGCGGCGAAAGACCTATTTAGAGAATCTCGAGAAAATTACACAAAAGCCAACCCCCAGGGGCCTAAAGAAGAGAGATCCCTTAACTGTCTTTTTCAATATAATGGTCATACATGGGATGCTTTTGAGGTTTTGGGCATACCCGGTGGCTCAGACCCTGCGGCTTGCCAGCGAGCGCTGCATGATATGCGCAGAAATAGTGAGGCCGCAAAAGAATTTTTAGACTTAGTTGATTTAGCTTTAAAGCAGTATTTTAGTACTTAAATCCCACCCAGTTTTCTTGACTCATTTAGAAGCATCCTGATACATTTTGGCGACTTTTTTATTTAGCGGTTTCAACACTTTAGAAGGATCACTCATGGCCGAAGGTAAGCGTCTTGATGATATGCAAAAACTTGTCTCTCTTTGCAAACGAAGAGGGTTTGTATTTCAAAGTAGCGAAATCTACGGCGGCATTAACGCCTGTTGGGATTATGGTCCGTTAGGAATCGAACTTAAATTAAACGTTAAAAGTGCATGGTGGAATTCAATGACCCGCAGACCAGATATAGAAGGTCTCGATGCAGCTATCTTGATGCACCCGTTAGTTTGGAAAGCATCAGGTCATGTGGATGGTTTTACAGACCCCATGGTTGATTGCAAAAAATGTAAAAACCGATTTCGTGCAGATACAATTACCACAAAAGATTGCCCCAGTTGTAAGGGCGAACTCACTGAACCTAGAAATTTCAATTTAATGTTTAAAACATTTATGGGCCCGGTTGAAGAAGATGCGTCCATTGTTTATTTGCGACCAGAAACTGCCCAGGGCATTTATGTTAACTTTCAAAATGTTCAAGTGGCCTCACGTAAAAAAATTCCTTTTGGAATCGCACAAATTGGAAAAGCTTTTAGAAATGAAATCACGCCTGGGAATTTTATTTTTAGAACCCGCGAATTTGAACAAATGGAAATGCAATATTTCGTAAAACCCGGAACAGACGATCAATGGATGGCCACCTGGAAAGAAAAACGACTCAATTGGTATCTTGATCACGGTTTTGATAAGTC
It encodes the following:
- a CDS encoding Mrp/NBP35 family ATP-binding protein produces the protein MAGPFGGPSPFEQQRKIDGVKHIIAVGAGKGGVGKSTVSTNLALSLLKKGKSVGLLDADIYGPSIPKMMGLTNMQPNITADKKIEPLVSHGIKTMSMGFLVDDKSAIIWRGPMLFKAMEQFLRDINWGELDYLIVDLPPGTGDVQLSVAQKVPLSGAVIVSTPQDMALIDVRRCVDMFKRVNTPILGLIENMSSFECPHCHKESEMFKPGELHQFCDKENIPILAKIPFNTKIGEASETGKPFDEIIFDGAAEKIISKLN
- a CDS encoding glycine--tRNA ligase, giving the protein MAEGKRLDDMQKLVSLCKRRGFVFQSSEIYGGINACWDYGPLGIELKLNVKSAWWNSMTRRPDIEGLDAAILMHPLVWKASGHVDGFTDPMVDCKKCKNRFRADTITTKDCPSCKGELTEPRNFNLMFKTFMGPVEEDASIVYLRPETAQGIYVNFQNVQVASRKKIPFGIAQIGKAFRNEITPGNFIFRTREFEQMEMQYFVKPGTDDQWMATWKEKRLNWYLDHGFDKSKLRFHQHGEGELAHYAKAAFDIQYEFPIGWQELEGIHNRTNFDLGRHQEFSKKNLEYFEEATKEKFLPYIIETSAGCDRTLLATLCDAYREEGEGDDLRTVMKFHPKLAPVKVAFLPLSKKEELSGPTQRLQEEFVEDMVTQYDDASSIGKRYRRQDEIGTPLCVTMDFDTLNDKKVTVRHRDTMAQDRVDMTQLKDYVRNKLKNY